From Drosophila suzukii chromosome 2R, CBGP_Dsuzu_IsoJpt1.0, whole genome shotgun sequence, a single genomic window includes:
- the LOC108010020 gene encoding uncharacterized protein, translating into MPGQYTNRKHTRSIMVILRFLWAFWYLWAMMHAAAIVPIPFEEWDINLWNKKLKYVLTYKSLFEFKMKIEMCVHSMVIVLLFSLYRCCQCSFIGARFLEARMEKPSNKYYLMAFSTPYCLAFIGTWIYSTMMTVWAIILVVKGDESETTYILICQLVIALIFKLMVLANVLSVILRICGYIMIFEKDSTVGQLNYNNFGDHLNLFFRV; encoded by the coding sequence ATGCCTGGACAATACACAAACCGCAAGCACACCCGTTCGATTATGGTGATTCTCCGCTTCCTGTGGGCCTTTTGGTATCTCTGGGCAATGATGCACGCGGCTGCCATCGTGCCGATACCATTTGAGGAATGGGATATAAATTTGTGGAACAAGAAACTGAAATATGTATTGACCTACAAGAGCCTGTTCGAATTCAAAATGAAGATTGAGATGTGCGTCCACAGTATGGTGATCGTGCTGTTGTTCAGTCTGTACCGCTGCTGCCAATGCAGCTTCATTGGAGCCCGATTTTTGGAGGCAAGAATGGAGAAACCCAGTAATAAGTATTATCTAATGGCCTTTTCTACGCCATACTGCCTCGCCTTTATCGGCACCTGGATATATAGCACCATGATGACAGTATGGGCCATTATACTCGTGGTGAAGGGAGATGAGAGTGAAACAACCTATATTTTGATCTGCCAATTGGTCATAGCCCTGATTTTCAAGCTCATGGTATTGGCCAATGTCCTCTCGGTGATTCTGCGCATTTGTGGCTACATAATGATATTCGAGAAGGATTCGACCGTGGGTCAGCTCAACTACAACAATTTCGGCGATCATCTGAATTTATTCTTTCGCGTTTGA